The Thermus oshimai DSM 12092 genome contains the following window.
TCCATTGCGGAAGAAACGCATGTGTGCGCAATCACACATGTCGCAATCCCCTGACGGGGAAGCATCTCGTGCAACTCTACCCCCTAAAGAACCCCGTCCTGGACGGGCGTGCTGAAGGGGGGTTTGTGAGAAAGATGAAGCTTGGAATATACATAAGGCGAATAGAGGGCTTTTTGCGAGGTTTGGGTCCATGCTTAAGCCACAGAGAAAGGTGCGATGAGAATTCGAATGCGCATACTTGCGTGCTGGACGAGATTGAGTTGTCAAGATCCCCCGCCGGAACCCCGGCTTTGGGGACATGCTATCAGCGTTGGACTTGGTATGTCAAGGGTTGCTGGATGGGCTTCGTTGCTGTGCTCCTGAGTTTTTTGGAAAAAGCATTTTTGCAGCATGACTTCTGGAGCTAAGTCTTTCATCTTTTCAAGTAAAAAGGGCTGTACTCCCCCCTCCCCAGCAGGGCCCCCTTCAGGCGGTCGGCCTGGACCTGGATGAGCTCGGCGTAGGGCTTGCGGAAGCCCAAGGGATGGGTGGCCTCGCTGGCCAGGCGCTCTTCAAAGAGGGCGATGAGGCGCCTCCTTCCTTCCTCGTTGAGGTAAACCCCGCCTTCCCGGGCCTCCGCGTGGGCCGGGCTGAGCTGGCCCCGCCGAAAGGCGGAAAGAACCACCTGGTCCACCACGGGCACCCGGAACTCCTCCATGAGGTCCAGGGCCAGGGCGGGTTGCCTGCGGGCCACGGCGTGGAGGAAGCCCAGCTCGGGGTGGAGCCCCGCCACCCGCACGGCCACCAGGACCCGGCTGAGGAGGAGGGCGTAGCCGTAGGAGAGGGCGGCGTTCACGGGGTCCCTGGGGGGGCGGCGGGTGCGGCCCCTAAGGCCGTAGGGGCCGAGCACCCCCTCCAGGGCGGCAAAGTAAGCCCGGCTGGCCAGGCCTTCCAGCCCTCTCAGGCGTTCCAGATCAAGGGCGGCTTCCAGCCCTTCCAAAGCCTCCAGAACGCCCCCCGTTGGGAGGCTCTGGCGGTAGAGGAGGGCTTCCATAGAGAGGAGCTTCCCCCGCACGAAGGCCCGCGCCAAGGGTAGGGGAGGGGCCTGGAGCTGGGCCTTCAGGACCTCGGGGGCGGGGTCGGGGTGGGCCCCGGCGGAGCCGTGAAGGGCCCCTTCCAGGGAGAAGAAGTGCAGGGCGGCCCCCTGGCGGAGGAGGAAGACCAAGGCGGGGGTGGAGAGGCGCACGTTGCCGAAAAGGGCCACCCCCCGCACCTGGCGGGCGGGGAAGCTGGCGATGGGGCCCTCCTCCCCTTCTAAGAGGAGCCGCCCTTGGCGGAGCCGCAGGGTCCCCCCCTGGTGGGCCAGGTAGAGGTGCATCAGAAGGCGGGCCAGGTGGGGTGGGGCCTCAGGCGCTCGTCCAAGCCCTGGAGGAAGCCCAGGAGCTTCCGGTAGTCCTCCTCCTCCACGGGCCGGGTGCCGTGGGCCAGGATGCTCTCGTGCCGCTTCTGGAGGAGGCCCTGGAGGCGGGCCTTCTCCCCGAAAAGCCTTTGGGCCAGGGTGCCCCTTTCCCCAAAGCTCAGGTCCAGCTCAAAGGCGGCCTCCAGAAGCTCCATGAGCCCCCGGGGGCGGAGGATCCGGTCCTTGAGGCCTTGGGGAAAGCCCTCGGGCCAGGTCTTGGGGTCTTTCAGCTGGAAGCCCAGGCGGGCGAAGACATCGGCCTCCACCGCCAGCTCCAGGGCCCGGTAGAGGCGGGCCAGGGCGTCGTCAAACCGGCCCAGGCGGGCCCGGCGCTCGGCGTTGGCCAGGAGGTCCTGGAGGAGGGGGAAGGTGGGGCCGGGGGCCTCGGCGATGGCCTGGAGGTGGGGTAGGGCCTCCTCCAGGGCCCTCAGCACCCGCACCTTGGCCCCGTGCCCCCAGGCCTCGGCCACCGCCAGGGCCACGGGGAGGTGGGCCCGGAGCTTTTCCAGGGCCTCCTTGTGCCGGAAGCGATCCCAGAGGAGAAGCCCTTCCGTAACCCCCTCCAGGGCGGTGTAGAAGCGCCTTTCCGAGGGGGAGAGTTCCCGGGAAAGGAGGGCCTTCAGGTGTTCCAGGGCCCCCGGCAGGTTCAAGGCGTTGAAGCTCCGCACAAAGCCCTCCCACTCCCGCACCCCGAAGCGGGCCGTGGGGTCCTCCAGGAGGCGCACCGCCTCCTTCCCGGGAAGGACCCGGCCCGTCTTTGGGTCCCGGGCGCTTCCCCCCACGTAGCTGAAGACCACCCCCCGGCCCGTGAGGGCCAGGACCAGCCCCGCGGCCATGGGCTTGGTGCCCCCGGTGAGGTCGGCCACGATGGCCTGGGCCTCCCACTCCAGGGCCTTCCTTAGGGCCTCCTGAGCCTTGCGGTAGGCCTCGAGGAGGCTCTCCTCGTCCTCCAGGAGGAGGGTGTGGTGGCGGAAGGCCTCCCCATAGTCCCGCACCAGCTCCGCGGCCACGGGGTGGCTCCTTTGGCTTGCCAGGAAGATCACCCCGCCAGGGGTGTGGTGGGCCAGGGCGGCCTCGAGGGGGTCTTTGGTGGTGCCCACGGTGAGGATGAGGACCTTCATGGCCCCATTATGGCCTGGCCCCGGCGGGGGAAAGGATTAGACTCTTCTCCAGAAAGGAGGCCCACATGTACATCGGCGCCTTGGACCAGGGCACCACCAGCACCCGCTTCATGGTCTTTGACCGCCAGGGGCGGGAGATCGCCCGGCACCAGCTGGAGCACCGGCAGGTCTACCCCAGGCCCGGCTGGGTGGAGCACGACCCCTTGGAGATCTGGGCCCGGACCCAGGAGGCCATCCAGGGGGCTTTGGCGAAGGCGGGGGTGCGCCCGGGGGAGCTTTTGGCCATCGGCATTACCAACCAGCGGGAGACCACCCTCGTCTGGAACAAGAACACGGGGGAGCCCTACCACAACGCCATCGTCTGGCAGGACACCCGCACGGACGCCATCTGCGAGGCCCTGAAGGCGGAAGGGCTGGAGGAGGTCTTCCGCAAGAAGACGGGCCTTCCCCTTTCCACCTACTTCTCCGGCCCCAAGCTCAAGTGGATCCTGGACCACGTCCCCGGGGTGCGGGAGGCGGCGGAGCGGGGGGATGCCCTCTTCGGCACGGTGGACACCTGGCTCATCTGGTGGCTCACCGGGGGGCGGCACGTGACGGACGTGACCAACGCCAGCCGCACCCTGCTCATGAACCTCAAGACCCTGGACTGGGACGAGGAGCTCCTGGCCCACCTCGGCATCCCCCGGGCCATGCTCCCGGAGATCCGCCCCTCCTCGGACCCCAACCTCTACGGGACGACCGACCCGGATGGCCCCCTGGGGCGGGCGGTGCCGGTGGCGGGGGCCCTTGGGGACCAGCAGGCGGCCCTGGTGGGGCAGGCCTGCTTCCTTCCGGGAGAGGCCAAGAACACCTACGGCACGGGGTGCTTCCTCCTCCTGAACACCGGGGAGACCCCGGTGGAGAGCACGCGGGGCCTCCTCACCACCGTGGCCTACCGGTTTGGGGAGGCCCCCGCGGTCTACGCCCTGGAGGGGTCCATCGCCATCGCGGGGGCCTTGGTGCAGTGGCTTAGGGACAACCTGGACTTCTTTGACTTCTCCCACCACATCGAGGACTACGCCCGCACCGTGGAGGATAGCGGCGGGGTGTACATCGTACCCGCTTTCTCCGGCCTCTTCGCCCCCTACTGGGACCCCTACGCCCGGGGGACCATCGTGGGCCTCACCCGCTACGCCACCAAGGGCCACCTCTGCCGGGCGGCCTTGGAGAGCGTGGCCTACCAGACGAAGGACGTGCTCCTGGCCATGGAGGAGGACGCGGGGCTTCCCCTTAGCCTCCTCAAGGTGGACGGGGGGATGGTGAAAAACGAGCTCCTCATGCAGTTCCAGGCGGACCTCCTGGGGGTGCCGGTGGTGCGCCCCCAGGTGACGGAGACCACCGCCCTGGGGGCGGCCTACGCCGCGGGGCTCGCCGTGGGGTACTGGAAGGACCTGGAGGAGCTGAAGGGGAACTGGCGGGCGGAACGCACCTTCACCCCCGGGATGGCGGAGGAGGAGCGGGCCAGGCTCTACGCGGGCTGGAAGCGGGCGGTGGAGCGGAGCCTGGGGTGGGCCAGGGGGTAGGGGATGCCTTTTGAGCGCGAGGCCCTTTGGGAACGGCTAAAGGAGCCCCTGGACCTCCTCGTCGTGGGCGGGGGGGCCACGGGGGCGGGGCTTCTCTGGGCGGCCACCTTAAGGGGGCTTCGGGCCGCCCTGGTGGAGCGGGGGGACTTCGCCTCGGGGACGAGCTCCCGGAGCACCAAGCTCCTCCACGGGGGGGTGAGGTACCTGGAGCTCGCCTTCAGGAGGCTGGACCGGCGCCAGTTCCGGCTGGTGGTGGACGCCCTCCACGAGCGCCAGGTGGTCTTGGGCCTGGCCCCCCATCTGGCCCGGCCCCTCACCCTCCTCACCCCCCTCTTCCGCCCCCTGGAGATCCCCTACTACTGGACGGGCCTCCAGCTCTACGACCTCCTGGCGGGGAAAAGGCGCCTTGGGGGAAGCCGCTACGCCCCGCCGGGCGAGGTGGCCCGCCTCTTCCCGGACCTTCCCCCCACCTTGGGCGGGGTCCTCTACCGGGACGGGCAGTTTGAGGACTTCCGGCTGAACCTGGCCCTGGTGCGCTCGGCCCTCCAGCGGGGGGCCATCGCCCTCAACTACGCCGAGGCCACGGGGTTTCTCCTGAAGGGGGGCCTTGTACGGGGGGCGGTGGTGCGGGACCGGCTCACGGGGCGGGAGCGGGAGGTGGAGGCGAGGGCGGTGGTGAACGCCGCGGGGCCCCTGGCGGACGGGGTGCGCCGCCTCCTGGACCCCCATCTTCCCCCCCTCCTCACCCCCTCCAGCGGGGCCCACCTGGTCCTGGACTATCCCCTCACCGTGGGCCTCCTCCTCCCCAGGACCCGGGACGGCCGGGTCCTCTTCCTCCTCCCCTGGCGGGGGAAGGCCCTCCTCGGCACCACCGACCTCCCCGCCTCCCCCGAGGCCTGCCCGAGGCCCCGGGCGGAGGAGGAGGCCTACCTCCTGGAGGAGGTCCGGCCCCTCCTTGGGGACCTCTCGGGGCGGGTCCTGGCGCGGTGGGCGGGGCTTAGGCCGCTGGTGGGGAAGGGAGAAACCCGGCTCCTGGTGCGGGACCACCTCATCCTGGAGGAGCGGGGCCTTTACACCCTGGTGGGGGGGAAGTGGACCACCTTCCGCCTCATGGCGGAAGACCTCCTGGAGAGGCTCCGGCGGGACCTGGGCCTCCTCATGGGGCCTCCCGCTTCCGCCCACACCCCCTTGGTGGGGGCGGGGCCTAGGCGGGAGATCCCCGAGGCCCTCTGGCGGAACTACGGCCTGGAGGCGGAAGGGGTGTTAGCCCTGGGGGAAAGGCCCCTCCTTCCCGGCCTCCCCCACGCGGAGGGGGAGGTCCTTTGGGCGGTGCGGGAGGAGCTTGCGGTAAAGCCCCTGGACGTCCTCGCCCGAAGGATCGGCCTCGCCCTTTTAGACCAGAAGGCGGCGCTAGAGGCCCTGCCCCGGGTGGTGGCCCTCATGGCCCCCGTTTTGGGGTGGGACGAGGGGCGGGCCAAGAGGGAAGAGGAGGAGGCCAGGGCGGGGCTTCCTGGGCTTTGCTAAGGCTTAGGCCAGCTCCACGGTGAGTCCGGCTTGCCGGAGGGCCT
Protein-coding sequences here:
- the cas1 gene encoding CRISPR-associated endonuclease Cas1 → MHLYLAHQGGTLRLRQGRLLLEGEEGPIASFPARQVRGVALFGNVRLSTPALVFLLRQGAALHFFSLEGALHGSAGAHPDPAPEVLKAQLQAPPLPLARAFVRGKLLSMEALLYRQSLPTGGVLEALEGLEAALDLERLRGLEGLASRAYFAALEGVLGPYGLRGRTRRPPRDPVNAALSYGYALLLSRVLVAVRVAGLHPELGFLHAVARRQPALALDLMEEFRVPVVDQVVLSAFRRGQLSPAHAEAREGGVYLNEEGRRRLIALFEERLASEATHPLGFRKPYAELIQVQADRLKGALLGRGEYSPFYLKR
- a CDS encoding TIGR02710 family CRISPR-associated CARF protein, with protein sequence MKVLILTVGTTKDPLEAALAHHTPGGVIFLASQRSHPVAAELVRDYGEAFRHHTLLLEDEESLLEAYRKAQEALRKALEWEAQAIVADLTGGTKPMAAGLVLALTGRGVVFSYVGGSARDPKTGRVLPGKEAVRLLEDPTARFGVREWEGFVRSFNALNLPGALEHLKALLSRELSPSERRFYTALEGVTEGLLLWDRFRHKEALEKLRAHLPVALAVAEAWGHGAKVRVLRALEEALPHLQAIAEAPGPTFPLLQDLLANAERRARLGRFDDALARLYRALELAVEADVFARLGFQLKDPKTWPEGFPQGLKDRILRPRGLMELLEAAFELDLSFGERGTLAQRLFGEKARLQGLLQKRHESILAHGTRPVEEEDYRKLLGFLQGLDERLRPHPTWPAF
- the glpK gene encoding glycerol kinase GlpK — translated: MYIGALDQGTTSTRFMVFDRQGREIARHQLEHRQVYPRPGWVEHDPLEIWARTQEAIQGALAKAGVRPGELLAIGITNQRETTLVWNKNTGEPYHNAIVWQDTRTDAICEALKAEGLEEVFRKKTGLPLSTYFSGPKLKWILDHVPGVREAAERGDALFGTVDTWLIWWLTGGRHVTDVTNASRTLLMNLKTLDWDEELLAHLGIPRAMLPEIRPSSDPNLYGTTDPDGPLGRAVPVAGALGDQQAALVGQACFLPGEAKNTYGTGCFLLLNTGETPVESTRGLLTTVAYRFGEAPAVYALEGSIAIAGALVQWLRDNLDFFDFSHHIEDYARTVEDSGGVYIVPAFSGLFAPYWDPYARGTIVGLTRYATKGHLCRAALESVAYQTKDVLLAMEEDAGLPLSLLKVDGGMVKNELLMQFQADLLGVPVVRPQVTETTALGAAYAAGLAVGYWKDLEELKGNWRAERTFTPGMAEEERARLYAGWKRAVERSLGWARG
- a CDS encoding glycerol-3-phosphate dehydrogenase/oxidase gives rise to the protein MPFEREALWERLKEPLDLLVVGGGATGAGLLWAATLRGLRAALVERGDFASGTSSRSTKLLHGGVRYLELAFRRLDRRQFRLVVDALHERQVVLGLAPHLARPLTLLTPLFRPLEIPYYWTGLQLYDLLAGKRRLGGSRYAPPGEVARLFPDLPPTLGGVLYRDGQFEDFRLNLALVRSALQRGAIALNYAEATGFLLKGGLVRGAVVRDRLTGREREVEARAVVNAAGPLADGVRRLLDPHLPPLLTPSSGAHLVLDYPLTVGLLLPRTRDGRVLFLLPWRGKALLGTTDLPASPEACPRPRAEEEAYLLEEVRPLLGDLSGRVLARWAGLRPLVGKGETRLLVRDHLILEERGLYTLVGGKWTTFRLMAEDLLERLRRDLGLLMGPPASAHTPLVGAGPRREIPEALWRNYGLEAEGVLALGERPLLPGLPHAEGEVLWAVREELAVKPLDVLARRIGLALLDQKAALEALPRVVALMAPVLGWDEGRAKREEEEARAGLPGLC